GTACCGATAAATTGTCCTGCACTACAATGACACCAAATTTTGTTATCTACGTATTACGCACAGATAGACAAACGATTAGTTCTCAATCAAGGGATTTGGCGGATTCATTATCAGAAAATGCCCTATATAATTGGCACATGAAATCGTAGTATAAAACTGTTAATCCTGAGCTGTCGCCACGTCAGCATCGTGGtgcgaaatattttaaaatgttaatattaatattgagtGTGGTATGTGCGAGCTTAAGTGTAACCCAAGGTGTTATATTCACGGGACAGTGTAGCACGACGATACCGGTGCAAACGAATTTCAACCTAACTGGGGTAAGGATTCGGAATTGTGTATTAACCTTACTTTAACAGTCTTTACTGAATACATTGTTTTCTTTTCCATATAAATGAGAGTTTCAAGTTCaagaaaaacaattatatttcgTACTACACATAAATGCAAGGGAAACGTAAGGTGATGAAAACAGTAACCTGCAACGGTACATTTAgaccaaacgaacatagagctagagcaagaacATTAATCCTTAGTGTAAACAAAAACTCGTATTCTTTgttgtttactatttattataacactagcttccgcccacgactttgtacgtgcatccccgtttttccccgttcccgcaagaatttcgggaaatcctttcttaggggacgcctacgttatgacatctacctgcacgctaaatttcagcccgataccctccagtggtttgggctgtgcgttgatagatcactatatcagtcacctttgagttttatatataatatctatagattattattaaattattatcagtgAGACGATCAGAAAGAAATCTGAGCATATACTGATCTTACAGTTTCAGCATAGATTTTCAAGAATgggattttaatttcagttaattcccatgtttatttttaactaactataaataaatataatatcctactaatattataaatgcgaaagtttattaggatggatgtgtgtatgtgtaagtgtgtatgtttgttacacaATCATATAGAGGGTTActtagattaacacataggataggttttaacccggaaatcccacgggaacggaaactatgcgggtttttctttacgcaggcgaagccgcgggcggaaagctagtattttaatagatgtgagataataatatatggatGAGTAATACCTATGTGTCAGCATTGGGCGTGTCTATGCGATTATTTCAGTACCTATTTgaaagataattattaatctatcTCTTTGACTTTTTGTAGTAGTCTACGGATTTGTTCGATGTAGCAAACATGTTTTCGCAATGCTGTATGTTTaatgcaaaattaaaaatattattattttatgaagaagttataaaatttaattatatagtttaatacataattaataacaattaaatttgcaattattaattattattaccgcCGGCTGCCGGTACCAGCGCTCTGACCatcgtttttgtttttgtcaCTGCTTACTTAGACCGCTGAAGGCAgacaattaattttttgtgtcagtatctacCGGCCTATAGTGTTTGCtatgtgataaaaaattgCATTCCACGAActctatttattatgttaagattTTCAACAAAATCGTACTTTactcaaatatttcaataaacatgtaaagtatattattgtatactagctgcgctccgcggtttcacccgcgtggctctgctTCTGTTGGACTTAGCATAATGATATTGCCTTCCTAGATAAATGGGccatctaacaccgaaataatttttcaaatccgaccagtagttcccgagattagcgcgttctaacaaacaaactcttcagctttatgatattagtatagatatagcgAAGGGTTATCAAaagtaactttttaaaaacaatttttttttcctcataaatgtatattttattgcaattatataactaaaatccaattattatattttgtaagaataatattttccatGTATTAATCATATAAGCGAATgcaatatcaataattatcgATAAAGATACAcgatatacctaattaaaaaattaagacaCAATAACTTATCTGCACTTTTCGTAGAATTATTGATTTCACCTGTAACGGTGTTAAATTGATATGATACATCAAAAatgagttattaaaaatgcagCATTATCCgtgcatatatttttaagttcttAGTCCAGCAGAGACGTAAATAAGAATTAAGttcaaaaactataataaaagGCTTAACCCGATAATGTACTAAAACACGCtcttaaaagtaaaacaagaATATATACTagaatacaatacaatacagtcggttaaaaatgagttattaaaagttttttttttattgtcgattagtaaaaaataaaagtttagaaaagtttgttaatattgtttgttatattgtttatagttTGCTGGAAAATGGAGACTTATCTCATCCTACGAGAATCCTAGACAATCCGGCGAATGCAACCAAGCTAACTATGAGCTTATTAATGCTAACACTTACAGCGTGGTAAACACCCACGTGCTCAATCAAAACCAGCTCTCTGTATCTGGAACCGCTGTTTTAGCTTCAAATGATGGAAGCGCCAGATTAACAGTGAATATTGGCACAAGTAAGTTTCTTGACATTGAACTAATAACGTCAACGTAAATGCtcttaagttttaatttggGATAATATCAATTCTACATTTCTACATTTATAATTAcctgttataaaatatagcctaGCAGTGTCTAACTAGTtccatttcattttaaattcatatttaaaagtttaaaatatgcatGTTAAATTCATGAATCTTGCAGCAAATTCCACACTCACCATAGGTTTTACCTCATTATTTTTCAGACCCTCAAGTCAATTATTGGATTCTTGGAACGGATTATAACAACTATGCTCTTGCCTACAGCTGTCAAAATCTGGCCAATAACCAACAAGACGGTAAGTAACATGCAGAACTTTGTATAATGTGTTGACTATGCTTAAAATAGCCTTCATGTCTaccactagctgtgcccctcAGTTTTACCCACGTTGCTCTGCTCCCAACTCTTAGCGCTAAGATATatgcctttctcgataaatgggctatctaacaccgaagaatttcaaatcggatcagtagttcctgagtgaaaaaaacaaactctccagctttataatattattatagattttctgacttatttttacaaatgcATTTCTGTTTGCAGTTAATGCTTGGAAACTTAGCCGCTATGCAACACTTGATGATGCATCCAACACCAGAATTAACACTCTTATCAGCAGTATCGCATCGCCTGTATTGGTTAATAACCGTTTCGTAAACGCAGACCAATCTGACGCAGCTTGCTTCTACTATCCTGATATTCCACTAGGACAACCTGTAATATTCCCTGGTCAATGCGATCCTAATATTGGTGTTGTCAGTAACTTGAATTTGACTGCAGTAAGTTCAAATcttctaatatctaatataaaaattataaaagaacatttgtaatgaaataaaattgtagcgcTCATTAGACGTATTGAGACTACTGAGTCATCGAGGCTTAAGAAGTAATTTACTGAAAATCATAAGACAATATTGTTATATAAGACGATGATTCACAAGCATTTATCCTTTATAAAAAGATTGGAATCGCGaatggtaaaaaatatcttgattTCAGTTCGAAGGGGACTGGGTACTGATCGAGTCATATTACGCTGAGAGGCAATCAGGCACTTGCAATCGTGCCAGATATACTGTGAATGGAAACTTTTTGAACGTTATCAACAGTCACGTGGTGAACCAAGACCGTATCTCAGTTACGGGAACAGCGGTATCCCTGACTGGTGACGGAAAATTGATTGTTAGCATCGGCTCAAGTATGTATAGTACTTTTTTGTCAGTAGGGTAATTCTGGAAAAGAAGTCTACAAATTGGCTACAAAAGTTCCCAAAAGACAGTTctataactttaataaaatataaattttgattgtTTCGTCTGTACATCTTGTAATTCGTTTTATACAATGCCGTATTGAAGAAGAATGTAAGaaggaaacaatatttaaatagaaaccaattattattcaatcaattattattcaatcaattcaataaatttatataggtaggtacaattgATTATTCAtcagttataatttttattctagaTCCAGTCGTCAACTATTGGATTATTGGAACAAATTATGAGTCGTACGCTCTGGCTTACAGCTGCCAAAATGTAAACAGAGAGACGCGAAGaggtatttattgttaaatacaacaaaaatatttgacgTGAACTGTACCTGAATTaactaaaaacatttttatttttatagtttggAGCTGGAAGCTAAGTCGTACTACTACGTTGAGTAGTGCAGATACTCTAGCCATAAATAACCTCATGAGCAACATAAATGTCCTGGATTCTAGATACTTCCAAAGAGCAGACCAATCTGACGCAGCTTGTTTCTTCTATCCTAATATCCCACTAGGACGACCTGTTATATTCCCTGGACAATGCGACCctaatataaatgttgttgctAGTTTAAATTTGAACGATGTAAGTTGAATCTTAAAACTGTATAACACGACATTATAAACTCCAAGCTTTAGACCATTTTTAtcatagatttttatattattataattaatactagATATGCAGTATATCTTTTTTGCTGATAGAAAAATTACAGCGTCaattaataagtttaatttgaaTAGAGGCGATTTGGTTTGTAATtttctcaaatattttatatacaagcTATATTACTATTATCTTGAATGCTATGCTATTGAGTGTCCAGAAATATCAACGTTTGAAATTGCGAATGGTAAAAACGACTTTAATTTCAGTTCCAAGGTCCATGGTACCTGATCCAGACGTACTATGCAGAACGGCAATCAGGCTCTTGTAATCGTGCCAGATACACTCTGAATGGAACTGTTTTGAACTTGGAAAACAGTCATGTGGTGAACCAAAGCCGACTCTCAGTTTCAGGAACAGCGACATCTCCTACTGGGAATGGAAAATTACTTGTGAACATCGGAACAAGTATGTTATCCTTTTTTTTAGTAGTGTAATTCTGCACTGGGTGGTTGTCTAGTGCTCAGGGGAAAGTTTAAATAAGATAACATACTTACTCATTGCCTCATTGTTTTGCCTTGTTAAAAGAATAGTCAACTTATAAAGCGTCCATTGCTAAGAAtgcacaatatttaaatacaaaacaattattattcaacCAACTGATTATTCACCAGTTAAAATTTCTATTCCAGATCCAGTCGTCAACTATTGGATTATTGGAACAAATTATAACTCGTACGCTCTGGCTTATAGTTGTGAAAATTTGGACAGCGAAAGACGAAGaggtaattattttcaaatttgagataaaaataatctcaactttacataaataagctcaaacattattatttttatagtttggAGCTGGAAACTAAGTCGTTCACCTACGATGAGTAATGCAGATACtcaagttataaataatctaaTGAGCAACATAAATGTACTGGACGATAGATACTTCCAAAACACAAACCAAACTGACGCGGCTTGCTTCTACTATCCTGATATCCCACTAGAAGAACCTGTTATATTCCCTGGACAATGTGACCAAACTCTTCCTGTAGTAACGAACTTCAATATAACTGCTGTAAGTTAACTtacaattttatgaaattttaacagAAATGTACATTCCAAAATCCATTCTACAAATACGTTTCTTGAAGTGTGGAAATTGAGATGAATCATAGACTATTTACgaatagtatttatattatgttaatattaaaattacagttCCTTGGTACTTGGCACCTCATGGCTACTTACTACGACCACCGGCAATCAGGCACATGCAACGTTGCAAGGTACTCCATGAATGGTAACGTCATCCAATTGGTGAACAGCCACGTCGTTAACGGAACGCAATTGAGCACATCCGGGACTGCAGTAGCCAGTGCTGATGGAAGTGCCAAACTTAGGGTCACGATAGGAAGTAAGTTGAAAGAAGCTATGAAACTGGATTttgtctttaatatttttttcatatcattttttctatttcaacAACTGGGCTCCTATGAGATATATGATAtacttcttttatatttttcagataACAATGTCGATTATTGGATCTTAGCAACAGATTACAACGACTATGCCCTTGCTTATAGTTGTACTAACTTAGAAAACAATTACCGCAGAggtaagtttataatataatcccGATGGATCGTTCTCATATGTGACATTAAAATCGGTATTTATCTAATGACACATATGAGaacaaaacattaaacatacgCCTGTAAATTTTAGTTTACAGTTGGAAGCTCAGTCGGACCAAGAATCTGACTCAAACAGCTAATAACGCAATGAACAACGTCATCAATAACATTAATGTGTTAGACGAGAGATACTATCAGAGTACAAATCAGACAGATGCTGGTTGCTTCCACCTGCCTGAATTTGCTGCAGGTCAAAAGGTTGTACTGCCAGGTCAATGCGACGAGAATATACCTGTAGTTGCCAAATTTGATGTGgaaaaagtaagtaatttaaaaataagccGTCACTAGATGAGACAAAGTATGTTATCGAATTTGGAACTGGCTTGTTGAAATAGATAAACATGATGTGAAcgacgtatttttttatcaaaacgtGAATTTTATTCGAACGGAAGCTCTATTATTAACGAGATAATACTAATCATCTAAAGATATTCCAAGATTACCaatttgaatgttttttacatacatttaacacaaattattatttttcacagTACTCTGGAACATGGTATCAAATCCAGAGGTATCCTCAGGTATTTGAAAATGGCAGTTGCACGGGAGCAAGATATACATTGAATGGTGACGTTGTTACTGTATTGAATTGGCAACGAGTCAATGGAGAATTGGACACTATTGAAGGAAATGCTACAATCATCTCTGCTGATCAAAGTGCTAAACTGAGAGTCGTTTTACCATCTCGAGCACCTAATGGTAAGCTTCAGTTAAACCcagcatttttaaaatattattttctgagATATGCGCATATCTCGCATTAAGCTATCTCATTCCTGAAGATAATTCTATTAGCCCTTGACATTAACCCTTGCTAATCGAAGTATTTCTGAGTAGTGAGTAACAAAGGTGAATTAGCTGATTTACTcacattttctttatattctCATATAcgtattgtttaataattaataccgAACATGTTCTTgactaaaactaaaaaagaTATCTTTTCTAcacagaaaatatatttgaaaagtCACTTCATTCACAACTTAACTTCAAACACAGCTCCATAATTAAACCTGAATACTTATACCTAACCATACATTTGTGCCTCTGCATGTCACAGTGTATGCAcctataaaaccaaaataatTCGTACCCTTAAAAaaaacgtgtggcactcgatgactgccgcggtaaagctcttacaaatattgtaaaactgTGCTATTACATAGCATCGCATCGCTGTGCCGGTTGGAGTGGGGGCTGTTAGGTtatttcgttacggaatttttaCATTCGGTCGCCGCGCTCAAAATCTGAGataaaagctatgcaatagcttaaaaattgatgataacctcctataataatttttacttttcatTACAGCAACTCCTGGCCAAACCACCTCATTTGATCTGTACGTCCTTGACACTGACTATGAGACTTACTCACTGGCCTATTCTTGCGTGAACACAGATGCCTATCACCGTGCGAGTAAGTATCATTTATCCTAAGCATTTATCAtacaatcttaatatatataaatctcgtgtcacaatgtttgtcctcaatggactcctaaaccacttaaccgattataataaaattcgcacaccatgtgcagttcgatccaacttgagagataggatagtttaaatctcaaatcgttttagagaaagcgggcgaagccgcaggcggtaaTCTAGTATTCTATAGttaattcaatattcaatattctATAGTGTATATCATGGGAATtctttaatataggtacatttttgtCGTTTCAAGATTTTTAACGAATTCAGAGAATGCAAAACTGTAATCTATTCCATTGAGCCTCTAGTAAAAGTTTCAAAATCTctatcactacatattatagtagTTATAAAGCAAAGCCGCTATCTGCGTCTGTCcgtatacagggttacttgtaaaacaccggcaacctcgcaggacaagatagctaacatcataagcaacaacatttgttctacgacttttgataatttgttagattttattttcatacaaaaataaatattcatttaattttccgtttgaatattataaactctacgcctcacaaaaattacgtaaacaagaagcgaacgagagggggaagggggtgtcgcgtcgtccatccaataatgaatagaacatagacttacaaatgttaagagagtacaataaaagtttaaaaaattatttaaaaataatttattgcgttatgccaaaagtcgtacaacaattattaatgttgttgcataatatgatgttagctatcttgtcctgcgaggttgctggtgttttacaagtaactctgtctgtatatgtatgcttagatttttaaaactactgacacagtgattcaagaggtaggcttaagtgtataatttattaggttttagacaagcGTTCGAAGCCACTGGCGAAAGCTAGACgttatataaaactattttaaagaCAATATAGTAACAATTATGGTCTGTAAATTTATGTGTAATTGTGGAAAGGTATTAATGAAAATTCTTTTACAGTTGGTGCTTGGAAGCTCAGCCGCAGACGGACCATGTCACCAGCCGGGAACAACGCCATCGACTGCTACATGGAAAATCGCATGGAGCTCGAGAATAGATACTTTATTGACGTAGAACAAAACGACTCCTGCCCTGAGCCCAGCTCAGCTATGCTATTCAAGAGTAGCGTCACAGTATTATGCGCTTTGTTTTTAGGTCTTCTTAACTTGTCATAGATTAAGGGTTTGTATGCCTGTGAATGCctctgtttatttaataaatgtttaattttaacgaCCGGTAAAGACCGGCTGTGACGTCGCATATATAAGTTATGGGTGTGTTTGAATAGAAATGTGAGTTAAATTAagaataatgtatttattaattgtgaaagcgaatatattatatgtaaaataattgaattttattattacttacccTTTCTCCTGACCATGTCATCCGTTATTTTATCTGAAACAGCACGTGCATTCACGATGCTAACataataacacaataataaGAATTACATTGACATTGACAAAGTGGAAGCAGATTTTCGTGAATCTTTAAGcacataaaaaatttacacaGAATTTCATTAGACAGAATAAGATGGACTTTGTCTCTAGAATAAAGATGTGATGATGGCAGAAGATTAGTTTGAAGTAGCAGAAATTACTGTCCCAGGGTTAGCCTCATGATCGAATTTcgtcaatttaaaaaaatcaagatcattttatttcttcacaAAATGAAAGCAGGAAACTGGAATACAAACGACTAGTCTCCAATTAAGtggtttgtaaaaaataatgtttttatctttatcattCGCAGATAGAATGATGATTATTTCTCAATTAAGGTATTCCACGTTTTAGTATGATTATCCATACGTGACAGATATTCAGTGATACCTTATCAGAAAATGTCCTATATAATTGGCacatgaaatttaatatattcgtTAATTCACACCTACCGCACTTTTGCGGTGGATCtcataatgttaatattaatattgagtGTGGTATGTGCGAGCTTAAGTGTAACTCAAGGTACTATATTCCCGGGACAGTGTAGCACGACGATACCGGTGGAAACAAATTTCGATTTAACTAAGGTATCTATAATTTAACATactaattaatacaaaattcgATATATGTTTTCTGCgaaaattcatcaaaattggtACAGCCATTTTGGTGTTAAGACAAGAAGgatatttagatttagaatTATTGAGGGGAATAACAattgataacataatattaaaacctaTACATAAGGCTGTCtgatacaagaaaatatttaagcagCATAATAAGACGTGGTTTGAGACATTCTAGTAAGTCAGAGATGTAAAAGTTACAAACAATTAAATCCTAAGAAAAACAGTCTTCACATGAATATCTCAAAAAGtaatcaaaaatttaaaatattttttgtaactaaCTTGATCCCG
The Colias croceus chromosome 18, ilColCroc2.1 genome window above contains:
- the LOC123699752 gene encoding uncharacterized protein LOC123699752, translated to MSNINVLDSRYFQRADQSDAACFFYPNIPLGRPVIFPGQCDPNINVVASLNLNDFQGPWYLIQTYYAERQSGSCNRARYTLNGTVLNLENSHVVNQSRLSVSGTATSPTGNGKLLVNIGTNPVVNYWIIGTNYNSYALAYSCENLDSERRRVWSWKLSRSPTMSNADTQVINNLMSNINVLDDRYFQNTNQTDAACFYYPDIPLEEPVIFPGQCDQTLPVVTNFNITAFLGTWHLMATYYDHRQSGTCNVARYSMNGNVIQLVNSHVVNGTQLSTSGTAVASADGSAKLRVTIGNNNVDYWILATDYNDYALAYSCTNLENNYRRVYSWKLSRTKNLTQTANNAMNNVINNINVLDERYYQSTNQTDAGCFHLPEFAAGQKVVLPGQCDENIPVVAKFDVEKYSGTWYQIQRYPQVFENGSCTGARYTLNGDVVTVLNWQRVNGELDTIEGNATIISADQSAKLRVVLPSRAPNATPGQTTSFDLYVLDTDYETYSLAYSCVNTDAYHRAIGAWKLSRRRTMSPAGNNAIDCYMENRMELENRYFIDVEQNDSCPEPSSAMLFKSSVTVLCALFLGLLNLS